From the Quercus lobata isolate SW786 chromosome 6, ValleyOak3.0 Primary Assembly, whole genome shotgun sequence genome, one window contains:
- the LOC115994354 gene encoding phosphoenolpyruvate carboxykinase (ATP)-like, with translation MAGNGSGHANGEFSFGNGTARNGLAKIQTHKKQNGICHDDSAPPVKAQTIDELHSLQKKKSAPTTPIKGTQGAFASTISDEERQKQQLQSISASLASLTRETGPKVVKGDPARKSETPKHVAHAHEHHFTPTISVSDSSLKFTHFLYNLSPAELYEQAIKYEKGSFITETGALATLSGAKTGRSPRDKRVVRDETTEDDLWWGKGSPNIEMDEHTFMVNRERAVDYLNSLDKVFVNDQFLNWDPENKIKVRIVSARAYHSLFMHNMCIRPTPEELENFGTPDFTIYNAGQFPCNRYTHYMTSSTSIDLNLARREMVILGTQYAGEMKKGLFSVMHYLMPKRQILSLHSGCNMGKDGDVALFFGLSGTGKTTLSTDHNRFLIGDDEHCWSENGVSNIEGGCYAKCIDLSREKEPDIWNAIKFGTVLENVVFDEHTREVDYSDKSVTENTRAAYPIEYIPNAKIPCVGPHPKNVILLACDAFGVLPPVSKLSLAQTMYHFISGYTALVAGTEEGVKEPQATFSACFGAAFIMLHPTKYAAMLAEKMMKHGATGWLVNTGWSGGSYGSGNRIKLPYTRKIIDAIHSGSLLDANYKKTKVFGLEIPTEVEGVPSEILEPMNTWADKNAYNATLLKLAGLFKNNFETFTNYKIGKDGKLTEEILAAGPIF, from the exons ATGGCAGGAAACGGAAGCGGACACGCGAACGGAGAGTTCAGTTTCGGGAATGGAACGGCACGGAACGGTCTGGCTAAGATCCAGACGCATAAGAAGCAAAACGGGATCTGCCACGATGACAGTGCGCCTCCCGTGAAGGCTCAGACCATTGATGAGCTCCACTCGCTGCAGAAGAAGAAGTCCGCACCCACTACCCCCATTAAGGGGACCCAGGGTGCCTTTGCTAGCACCATCTCCGACGAAGAGCGCCAGAAACAGCAGCTCCAGTCGATCAG TGCATCTTTGGCGTCACTTACGAGAGAAACTGGACCCAAGGTGGTGAAAGGTGACCCAGCTAGGAAGTCAGAGACCCCAAAGCACGTAGCACACGCCCATGAACACCATTTCACACCGACTATCAGTGTCAGCGACAGTTCCTTGAAGTTCACTCATTTCCTCTACAACCTCTCCCCTGCAG AGCTATATGAGCAGGCCATAAAGTATGAGAAAGGGTCATTCATCACAGAGACTGGTGCCTTAGCAACACTTTCTGGAGCTAAGACAGGTCGATCTCCAAGAGATAAGCGTGTTGTAAGGGATGAGACAACTGAGGATGATCTTTGGTGGGGAAA GGGCTCACCAAACATTGAAATGGACGAGCACACATTCATGGTGAACAGGGAAAGAGCTGTCGATTACTTAAATTCTTTGGACAAG GTCTTTGTGAATGATCAATTCTTGAATTGGGACCCagagaacaaaattaaagtccGGATTGTCTCTGCCAGAGCATACCATTCCTTGTTCATGCACAACAT GTGTATCCGACCCACTCCTGAAGAGCTGGAGAATTTCGGTACTCCGGACTTCACTATATACAATGCTGGCCAGTTCCCATGTAATCGTTACACTCACTACATGACATCCTCTACTAGCATAGATCTTAATCTTGCTAGAAGGGAAATGGTCATCCTCGGCACCCAGTACGCCGGGGAAATGAAGAAGGGTCTGTTCAGTGTTATGCATTATCTCATGCCTAAGCGTCAAATCCTCTCCTTACATTCTGGCTGCAATATGGGAAAAGATGGAGATGTTGCCCTCTTCTTTGGATTGTCAG gTACTGGAAAGACAACTCTATCTACGGATCACAATAGGTTTTTGATTGGAGATGATGAACACTGTTGGAGTGAGAATGGTGTGTCAAACATTGAAGGCGGTTGCTATGCCAAGTGCATTGATCTCTCAAGGGAGAAGGAGCCTGATATTTGGAATGCCATTAAATTCGGGACAG TTCTGGAGAATGTAGTGTTTGATGAGCATACCCGAGAGGTTGATTATTCTGACAAATCAGTCACAG AAAACACTCGTGCTGCATACCCAATTGAGTATATCCCCAATGCAAAGATACCATGTGTTGGCCCACATCCAAAGAATGTCATACTATTGGCATGTGATGCATTTGGTGTCCTCCCACCAGTGAGCAAGCTGAGCTTGGCACAGACTATGTACCATTTCATCAGTGGCTATACTGCTCTG GTAGCAGGCACAGAAGAGGGTGTGAAGGAGCCACAGGCGACATTCTCAGCTTGCTTTGGTGCAGCATTCATTATGTTGCATCCTACCAAGTATGCAGCCATGCTGGCTGAGAAGATGATGAAGCATGGTGCCACAGGATGGCTTGTCAACACTGGCTGGTCTGGTGGAAG CTACGGCTCGGGGAATCGAATTAAGCTTCCTTACACAAGGAAAATCATTGATGCCATACACTCTGGCAGCCTCCTGGATGCAAACTACAAGAAAACCAAAGTGTTCGGACTTGAGATCCCCACTGAAGTTGAGGGAGTGCCTTCCGAAATTCTGGAACCAATGAACACT TGGGCAGACAAGAATGCTTACAATGCTACACTGCTGAAGCTGGCTGGCCTGTTCAAGAATAACTTTGAGACCTTCACTAACTACAAGATTGGCAAGGATGGCAAGCTGACCGAGGAGATCCTTGCTGCTGGTCCAATCTTCTAA
- the LOC115993878 gene encoding uncharacterized protein LOC115993878, producing METDEGKLNSELDEKIYQIYKDFLTRVTKFEELVAVGGRLLAGFQEGLEYLRRPPIDRTSKLVENIIKANETKRVKLYFEAGCINTHDGVHSISKLHTCQLGLRDHLSKAKSILSGLECLLEDVTSAMQNVNGTLSPICIEDFGDGLNEQATTNGKEVASSRIQRPEVTDFAALMGFIYSMLKQDYVMQEKIVSALNFKLSSGELESYCLMWSLRPFLSDEIMHQAWKLIP from the exons ATGGAAACTGATGAAGGCAAATTGAATTCTGAACTAGATGAGAAAATTTACCAAATATACAAGGATTTTTTGACAAG GGTTACGAAGTTTGAGGAATTGGTGGCTGTAGGAGGCAGGTTACTTGCAGGCTTTCAGGAAGGGCTGG AGTATCTTCGGCGACCCCCAATAGATAGGACATCTAAGTTGGTTGAGAATATTATCAAAGCTAACGAAACAAAGAGagttaaattatattttgaagcTGGCTGTATCAATACTCATGATGGTGTTCATAGTATAAGCAAGT TGCATACATGCCAACTTGGACTTCGTGACCACTTAAGTAAAG CAAAAAGCATACTTAGTGGACTTGAATGCCTCCTGGAGGATGTAACTAGTGCAATGCAAAATGTGAATGGCACCTTATCACCAATTTGCATTGAAGATTTTGGTGATGGGTTGAATGAACAAGCAACTACTAATGGCAAG GAAGTAGCATCATCTCGAATTCAAAGACCTGAAGTAACTGATTTTGCTGCCCTGATGGGATTCATTTACAGCATGCTTAAACAAGACTACGTAATGCAG GAAAAAATTGTTTCTGCTCTGAATTTCAAGTTATCATCAGGAGAGTTAGAGAGCTACTGCCTAATGTGGTCTTTGCGCCCCTTTCTAAGTGATGAAATTATGCATCAAGCTTGGAAACTTATTCCTTAA